ACCGATTTCAGGAGTTCAAGAATCGAGAAGCTGGAGTTCTAGAGAGTAATCCGAGCTTGAGACCCAAAAGAGCAGATACTGTGAACTACTTACCGCAGGCTAGGAAGTGGAAATCAGTGGTGATGAGCGAGATCTCGACAAAAATGACAGACATAAACGACCCCAATGCTACGGAACTACAGCTCCGCGATTTGAACGAtaaattgaacaagttgttctgGGAAAAGGAGAATTGGGAGAGTCAGATAAATATTTTGTCTGGAGGAAATCCGAATAGAATAAGGAGAAATCGTCGATATGGACAGAAAGCTCCAGCAGATTCAGAGTATGAGCCAGGATACCAATTCTTTGGAAGAGCAAGAGAGCTTCCGGATGCGAAGAAGTTTctcgaaaatgaaagatTAGAGAAGCAACGTACTCTGGAAAGGAAACGAAAAGCAGAATCTACTGATCAAAGCGTAAAGCGTCTTAACCAGCGAATAGATTTGGCCTATTATGGCTATTATGATGAAGATCCTTGTAACTTCGGGACTAGaaatatcttcaataaacaagaaagagagcaGATCATTGAATTGGCACACAAACTAGGAGAGGAGGATTTCGAGatagaagatgaaactGATTATGGAGTAAGAGATGATAGTCAGTCTAATTTCGGAATAAATGAAAATCCAGATGATTACGATGCATCAGAAGATAATGCTTCTTATgagaacaataacaatGTACAAGGTGTTAAGGCTAAACTAAATACATACAAGCCTGAAGTTGAGAACATTAACGATCGAATATTAAGATACGAAGGGTgtataaaagaagaaagattttattcttctcttgatgaTCCTTCTGATTCAATAATGAGAattcaagactttgaattGGAAGTTCCTTCTAGCCAACATGTACAGCAATGGATGTTGaccaagagaaagaaagaattgctTGCCAAGTTGGGTATGGAAAAATAGATAAGCAGTAATTCCTCATAAAAAAATTAATTATAATTTCATAATTCATTTCAAGAGATCAACATACGAGTCGTCTTCGATGATGGTGACGTTTGCCTTACGAT
This window of the Scheffersomyces stipitis CBS 6054 chromosome 6, complete sequence genome carries:
- a CDS encoding predicted protein — translated: MSRNKEKAQSALNRFQEFKNREAGVLESNPSLRPKRADTVNYLPQARKWKSVVMSEISTKMTDINDPNATELQLRDLNDKLNKLFWEKENWESQINILSGGNPNRIRRNRRYGQKAPADSEYEPGYQFFGRARELPDAKKFLENERLEKQRTSERKRKAESTDQSVKRLNQRIDLAYYGYYDEDPCNFGTRNIFNKQEREQIIELAHKLGEEDFEIEDETDYGVRDDIENINDRILRYEGCIKEERFYSSLDDPSDSIMRIQDFELEVPSSQHVQQWMLTKRKKELLAKLGMEK